The Candidatus Hydrogenedens sp. genome window below encodes:
- a CDS encoding efflux RND transporter permease subunit: protein MNLIELSVRRPVAVTCLFIGLTFLGIEAYYRMGLEFFPKVDVPYVTVVTVYPGASPEEIETDIARRIEDAVFTIDGLKHVTSNCMENVCQTFLEFQLNVDVDVAAYDVREKLDLIQNDFPEGTEKPKVLKFDINAVPIIDLALTGDIPIDELYDYADNQLKDKLTTIEGVANVELVGGAKKEVHVLLDRDKLASRGLTSLDIVEAIQKGVRLIPSGRVREGETEYSVKYDAEYHQIEQLETLPIISKEGSRCYIKDIGKVVFSSKEIRQSAFLDGKSCIYIRIVKRAEANTVRVVESVRSAIGNIQSSLPVGMELVWVNDEGSFIKATVDSTTGDIIQGIILTALILFFFLYNFRLTFIVGITMPLTIVVGLFFISLLGYSLNISTLISLGLSVGILVTNSIVVLESIMTEFQKSQEPKESAIKGASRVFIAVLASAGTNLVVLFPIATMGSQVGLFLAPFAWTMIIVTAVSLFISFTMTPLLASILLKSTKKRGIIYKFEQIFNMFLDFMKNGYIGVLKFFEHRRLTSLLFTFGIVVIFILTFNLIQKIGFGFFEEPDRGTLFIRLEYPTHYSLKNTIKRVKEVEERVKDLPYLKHVLSSVGKIQGIMGQTSEGVYVAQILLVFNEKPERPDMPIDKIKDKVRKLLENYPDCKYSVGSPTAIGGQSIPIELEIFGEDREEIQKIVKRLETQAKSLEGLKDIDTSIRGGRPELKIYPDKPLLSDINFPPVILGMLLRGNLEGITAGVYKQQGRNYDIVVKFDEIEGKQQVENFLLPGAPGKPINLTTVAKIEEKTAPVNVLRKDKRKIEKLFAGLAPRKPLGTAVAELTDVIKKYGNLPQGYDYYFFGENEVMVEAQQEFARAGIIAIVLIILVLAAILESFKQPFFILVTLPLGLIGVVLSLYLTGYSISMFVLLGLVMLSGIVVNNAILIIDRLNQLVASGVSRHKAMIQSAGEQFRPILMITLAAVAGMIPIATGKGLGSEIRTDLGIASIGGIAFSGVLTLIVIPVLYDLFTRGKIENNK from the coding sequence ATGAATTTAATAGAACTATCTGTTCGACGACCTGTTGCAGTTACATGTTTATTTATTGGCCTTACCTTTTTAGGAATAGAAGCCTATTACAGAATGGGACTTGAATTTTTCCCTAAAGTAGATGTTCCTTATGTAACCGTTGTAACCGTATATCCCGGAGCAAGTCCTGAAGAAATTGAAACCGATATAGCACGGCGAATTGAAGATGCTGTTTTTACCATAGATGGGTTAAAGCATGTTACATCAAACTGTATGGAAAATGTGTGTCAAACCTTCCTTGAATTTCAACTTAATGTGGATGTGGATGTCGCTGCGTATGATGTCCGAGAAAAATTAGACCTGATACAAAATGATTTCCCTGAAGGGACAGAAAAGCCTAAAGTATTAAAATTCGATATTAATGCGGTCCCTATAATAGATTTAGCCCTCACAGGAGATATTCCAATAGACGAATTATATGATTACGCTGATAACCAATTGAAGGATAAGTTAACAACAATTGAAGGAGTTGCTAATGTTGAACTTGTCGGTGGTGCAAAAAAAGAAGTTCATGTCCTATTAGATAGAGATAAACTGGCTTCAAGAGGTTTGACTTCTTTAGATATTGTAGAAGCAATTCAAAAAGGAGTTCGACTAATCCCTTCAGGTAGGGTAAGAGAGGGAGAGACGGAATATTCTGTAAAATATGATGCAGAATACCACCAGATAGAACAGCTAGAAACTTTGCCTATAATATCAAAAGAGGGTTCAAGATGTTATATTAAAGATATTGGTAAGGTAGTTTTTAGTTCTAAAGAAATAAGACAATCTGCATTTCTTGATGGAAAATCATGTATATACATTCGTATTGTCAAAAGGGCAGAAGCGAATACAGTAAGAGTTGTTGAGTCTGTTCGTTCCGCTATTGGAAATATACAATCTTCTTTGCCCGTAGGAATGGAATTGGTATGGGTAAATGATGAGGGAAGTTTTATTAAAGCAACTGTGGATAGTACTACAGGTGATATTATTCAAGGGATTATTCTTACAGCATTAATACTTTTCTTCTTCTTGTATAATTTTCGGCTTACTTTTATTGTTGGTATTACAATGCCTTTAACAATAGTCGTAGGACTTTTCTTTATTAGTCTTTTAGGCTACAGTTTAAATATAAGCACACTTATTTCATTAGGGCTGTCTGTAGGGATACTTGTTACAAACTCAATTGTAGTATTAGAGAGTATAATGACAGAATTTCAAAAAAGTCAGGAACCCAAAGAATCAGCGATTAAAGGTGCAAGTCGTGTATTTATTGCCGTACTGGCAAGTGCCGGAACAAATCTTGTAGTGTTATTTCCCATCGCTACTATGGGTTCCCAAGTAGGTCTGTTCTTGGCACCTTTTGCATGGACAATGATTATAGTTACAGCCGTTTCACTGTTCATATCATTTACAATGACACCATTGCTCGCTTCTATTTTGTTAAAATCTACGAAAAAAAGAGGTATTATTTATAAGTTTGAACAAATATTTAATATGTTTTTAGATTTTATGAAAAATGGTTATATAGGGGTCTTGAAATTCTTTGAACATAGACGATTGACTTCCCTTTTATTTACTTTCGGTATTGTTGTTATATTTATCCTTACCTTTAATCTAATTCAAAAAATAGGATTCGGGTTCTTTGAGGAACCAGACAGAGGAACTCTTTTTATCAGATTAGAATATCCCACGCATTATAGTTTGAAAAATACAATAAAGAGAGTTAAAGAAGTGGAGGAAAGAGTAAAAGACTTGCCTTATTTAAAACATGTGCTTTCTTCTGTAGGTAAAATACAGGGGATAATGGGGCAAACATCGGAAGGTGTTTATGTCGCACAAATACTACTTGTCTTTAATGAGAAACCAGAACGACCTGATATGCCTATTGACAAAATAAAAGATAAAGTAAGAAAATTGTTAGAGAATTATCCCGATTGCAAATATAGTGTGGGAAGTCCAACTGCAATAGGTGGACAATCTATCCCTATTGAATTAGAAATTTTTGGGGAAGATAGAGAAGAAATACAAAAAATTGTTAAAAGATTAGAAACGCAAGCAAAAAGTTTAGAAGGATTAAAAGATATTGATACAAGTATTCGTGGCGGAAGACCCGAATTGAAGATTTATCCAGACAAACCTTTGCTTTCGGATATAAATTTCCCTCCTGTAATTTTAGGTATGCTTCTTCGTGGAAATCTTGAAGGTATAACAGCAGGAGTTTATAAACAGCAAGGAAGGAATTATGATATCGTTGTTAAATTCGACGAAATAGAAGGGAAACAGCAGGTAGAAAATTTCTTGTTACCTGGTGCACCCGGAAAACCTATTAATTTAACAACTGTTGCCAAAATAGAAGAAAAAACAGCACCTGTAAATGTTTTAAGAAAAGATAAACGGAAAATAGAAAAGTTATTTGCTGGACTTGCACCTCGTAAACCATTAGGAACTGCCGTTGCAGAATTGACAGATGTGATAAAGAAATATGGAAATTTACCTCAGGGATACGATTATTATTTCTTTGGTGAAAATGAAGTAATGGTAGAAGCACAACAGGAATTTGCAAGAGCAGGTATTATTGCTATCGTCCTTATTATTCTTGTATTGGCAGCCATTCTTGAATCTTTCAAACAACCATTTTTTATATTAGTAACCTTACCTTTAGGATTAATAGGTGTTGTTCTATCTTTATACCTAACAGGTTATTCAATTTCTATGTTTGTCTTACTTGGTCTTGTTATGCTATCCGGTATTGTAGTAAACAATGCCATTCTAATAATTGACCGACTTAATCAACTTGTAGCATCTGGTGTTTCAAGACATAAGGCTATGATACAATCTGCTGGTGAACAATTTAGACCTATACTTATGATTACATTAGCCGCAGTTGCTGGTATGATTCCGATAGCAACCGGGAAAGGTTTGGGAAGTGAAATAAGAACAGATTTAGGTATTGCAAGTATCGGCGGTATTGCTTTTAGTGGTGTGCTAACCTTAATTGTTATACCTGTTCTATATGACCTGTTTACTCGTGGGAAAATAGAAAATAACAAATAG
- a CDS encoding efflux RND transporter periplasmic adaptor subunit — MVKNKKKIHYRLLVIIPLFLFNMSCGKQIVSAEKGSNSEEAFPVKVEAVQKKLFKKTIDVQGTIDSKEHAIVSARIDGVLTDLFVDEGDTVVANETPLFQVDKLKVEQAYEIAKQDLNVAKCAIREADANLANMKAQFDKAQIDYERFQHLLEKKAVSKDTFELQETRYKASKAGLEHAEAVCQLVNEQLKKAEHALKIAEKTLSDSLVYAPISGKISYKFVQKNEFIGGGRPVVKIDNPEVLEVSAFLPAEYYPYIKEKETQLELYVQEEKIDTLTVNYKSPTVLPNLRTFEIKAILDKKDEKIIPGVMAKIEVLLEQRENLGVPKVCVITQGKERYLYKIVDSKSQKVIVNTGFETDGWIEIIEGEINEGDKVVSMGQSFIKDSQTVQVLEER, encoded by the coding sequence ATGGTAAAAAATAAAAAGAAGATACATTATAGATTACTTGTTATCATACCACTCTTTTTATTCAATATGAGTTGTGGTAAACAAATTGTTTCAGCTGAAAAAGGGTCTAATTCTGAAGAGGCTTTCCCTGTAAAAGTAGAAGCTGTTCAAAAGAAATTGTTTAAAAAAACAATTGATGTTCAGGGAACTATTGATTCAAAAGAACATGCTATTGTATCAGCACGAATTGATGGAGTGCTTACAGACTTGTTTGTAGATGAAGGGGATACCGTTGTAGCAAACGAGACACCTTTGTTTCAAGTAGATAAATTAAAAGTAGAACAAGCGTATGAAATTGCAAAACAAGATTTGAATGTTGCAAAATGCGCCATTCGTGAAGCGGATGCCAATCTTGCCAATATGAAAGCACAATTTGATAAAGCACAAATAGACTACGAGAGATTTCAACATCTTTTAGAGAAAAAGGCTGTATCGAAAGATACATTTGAACTTCAGGAAACAAGATATAAGGCTTCAAAAGCAGGATTAGAACATGCAGAAGCAGTTTGTCAATTAGTAAACGAACAATTAAAAAAAGCAGAACATGCCCTTAAAATTGCGGAAAAGACACTTTCAGATTCATTAGTCTATGCACCTATTTCCGGGAAAATAAGTTATAAATTCGTACAAAAAAATGAATTTATAGGTGGAGGAAGACCCGTTGTAAAGATAGATAACCCAGAAGTATTAGAGGTCTCCGCATTTTTACCTGCAGAATATTATCCTTATATAAAGGAAAAAGAGACACAATTAGAATTGTATGTGCAAGAAGAAAAAATTGATACACTTACGGTCAATTATAAAAGTCCTACAGTATTACCCAATTTGCGGACATTTGAAATAAAAGCGATTTTGGATAAAAAAGATGAAAAGATTATACCTGGAGTTATGGCTAAAATAGAAGTATTGTTAGAACAAAGAGAAAACTTAGGCGTTCCAAAAGTCTGTGTGATTACACAAGGTAAGGAAAGATATTTGTATAAGATTGTGGATAGCAAATCTCAAAAAGTAATAGTAAATACAGGTTTTGAGACAGATGGTTGGATAGAAATCATTGAAGGTGAAATAAACGAAGGAGATAAAGTTGTAAGCATGGGACAATCGTTTATTAAAGATAGTCAGACTGTGCAGGTGTTAGAGGAGAGATAA
- a CDS encoding TolC family protein produces the protein MNFKEKIYIHKFLLTTIFIAMGILTSCAHVNPEKYREESLNEFKQKIEEQTPEKVKAEQELTLDECIQIALQNNAQVKISEIEQKIAKLEKNIAFSNFLPQISSEFQIVNYDRKPMVNFGPLSTAMQDQTIRMDTIQLQLPIFAPATWFLYDLRNKGVNITNLVKDYTCQMIALQTTALYFQILALENIEKTLQLQLDNANKLTEQVNAFYEEGMLTQSQKEQVYLLKQSRERDLKQCQQEIETVKAQFNTVLGISPLQKIKLSKQVDIPIPANNTEEMIYIALKNHPRILIEDRKVEISEDEIKLAITNFLPLIGGFTQWQYTSNSYTLYSQSVLSGLHGILTLFNGFANIQQYRIAREKREKAFLEREETSLSLMAGVIRAKANWEKAKEDLKLAEQAYTYYKEKYRETNEKWNEGMVAEVDIVTVQNELSIAEINLINARIQEQIAIAVLWNSTGKTYSGSLIYNENEKEKSKDGKK, from the coding sequence ATGAATTTTAAAGAAAAAATATACATACACAAATTTTTATTAACAACTATATTTATAGCAATGGGTATCTTAACTTCTTGTGCCCATGTTAATCCTGAAAAATATCGAGAAGAATCCCTTAACGAATTTAAACAAAAAATAGAAGAGCAGACTCCCGAAAAAGTTAAAGCAGAACAAGAATTGACTTTAGATGAATGTATTCAAATAGCATTGCAGAATAATGCACAGGTAAAAATATCAGAGATAGAACAAAAAATAGCAAAATTGGAGAAAAATATCGCTTTTTCCAATTTTTTACCACAAATTAGCTCAGAATTTCAGATTGTTAATTACGACCGCAAACCTATGGTTAATTTTGGTCCACTATCAACAGCCATGCAGGACCAAACTATTCGAATGGATACAATTCAATTACAACTACCTATTTTTGCCCCTGCTACATGGTTTTTATATGACCTGCGAAATAAAGGCGTAAATATAACTAATCTTGTCAAAGATTACACCTGTCAGATGATAGCCCTTCAAACAACCGCTTTATATTTCCAGATATTAGCATTGGAGAACATAGAAAAAACTTTACAACTGCAATTAGATAATGCCAATAAACTAACAGAACAAGTGAACGCTTTTTACGAAGAAGGAATGCTTACTCAATCACAAAAAGAGCAGGTCTATTTGTTAAAACAGTCAAGAGAAAGAGATTTGAAACAATGTCAACAAGAGATAGAAACAGTAAAAGCCCAATTTAATACCGTATTGGGAATTTCACCCCTTCAAAAAATCAAATTATCAAAGCAGGTAGACATTCCAATTCCTGCGAACAATACAGAAGAAATGATTTATATTGCACTAAAAAACCACCCTCGTATTTTGATAGAAGACCGTAAAGTAGAAATTAGTGAAGATGAAATAAAACTTGCAATTACTAACTTTTTACCTTTGATAGGTGGCTTTACCCAGTGGCAATATACCTCCAATTCTTATACCTTATATTCTCAATCTGTGTTATCCGGATTACATGGAATATTAACACTATTTAATGGCTTTGCAAATATACAACAGTATCGGATAGCAAGGGAAAAACGAGAAAAGGCATTTTTAGAAAGAGAAGAGACTTCCTTATCTTTAATGGCTGGGGTAATTAGAGCCAAAGCCAATTGGGAAAAGGCAAAAGAAGACCTTAAATTAGCAGAGCAAGCCTACACTTATTATAAAGAGAAATATAGAGAAACTAATGAAAAGTGGAATGAAGGTATGGTTGCTGAAGTAGATATTGTAACAGTACAGAACGAATTAAGCATTGCGGAAATTAATCTTATTAACGCCAGAATTCAAGAACAGATAGCAATAGCTGTGTTATGGAATTCTACCGGAAAAACATATTCAGGAAGTTTAATCTATAACGAAAATGAAAAGGAGAAGTCTAAAGATGGTAAAAAATAA
- a CDS encoding CerR family C-terminal domain-containing protein — protein sequence MLEINRDWTGKRLELIETAGQLFANSGIDGVSIREIAEKSNVNIASINYYFGSKENLYMESLRYVAWQVRCPLAQKILQDESVDYSSKEQCIEIIRKLIGERAQNYLSDKYPAWYSRLLLRSLVEPPPKYENVIFQTFIPELNALVEVLMRCNPANTLAKCRFWAFSILGEISFYVFAEPGIKLALNIAEKYTQKFLSQLQEHITSLILKGLDLKEE from the coding sequence ATGTTAGAAATAAATCGCGATTGGACAGGAAAAAGACTTGAATTGATTGAAACAGCCGGTCAACTATTTGCAAATTCTGGTATTGATGGCGTTTCTATTCGTGAAATTGCAGAAAAATCAAATGTAAATATTGCCTCTATTAATTACTATTTCGGTTCAAAAGAAAATTTATATATGGAATCTCTTCGATATGTAGCGTGGCAGGTCCGCTGTCCACTTGCTCAAAAAATATTGCAAGATGAAAGCGTGGATTATTCTTCAAAAGAACAATGTATAGAAATAATTAGAAAATTGATTGGGGAAAGAGCTCAGAACTATTTGTCTGATAAGTATCCAGCATGGTATTCGAGATTACTCCTCAGAAGTTTGGTAGAACCACCTCCCAAATATGAGAATGTTATATTCCAAACATTTATTCCAGAGTTAAATGCTTTAGTTGAAGTATTAATGAGATGTAACCCTGCAAATACATTAGCGAAATGTAGATTTTGGGCTTTTTCCATTCTGGGCGAAATTTCTTTCTATGTTTTTGCCGAACCCGGTATTAAATTAGCATTAAATATAGCAGAAAAATATACACAAAAATTTTTGTCGCAACTACAAGAACATATTACCAGTCTGATATTGAAAGGTTTAGACTTAAAAGAGGAATAA
- a CDS encoding type IV pilus twitching motility protein PilT, translating to MTIPLKELMEMAIQMNASDIHLKYNNPPILRIDGVLKRIDEENILSDEDLKVYLHEIASPPDVSKYEKVFELDISFYFENKARFRVNICRDDGHIRIVMRLIPLKVLTIDELNLPPILKKLCKLKNGLILITGPTGSGKSTTLAAMIDEINNTRSDHVVTIEDPLEFVHRDKQSIITQREIGHDTLSFANALRAALRQDPDVILIGEMRDTETVRTALSSAETGHLVLSTLHTVDAVETLNRIIEFFEPHQHLFVRKQLASVLRGVISQRIVPMASGTGRCVAAEILIGTRAVRDFIEQGKPFRDIVSLIQEGKDQYGMQTFDQALFDLWSQKRISTETALTYATSPKDLKLRMQGLSGH from the coding sequence ATGACAATTCCATTAAAAGAACTCATGGAAATGGCAATACAAATGAATGCTTCAGATATTCACTTGAAATACAATAACCCACCTATATTAAGAATTGATGGAGTATTAAAGAGAATAGACGAGGAAAATATTCTTTCTGATGAAGATTTAAAAGTATATCTTCATGAAATAGCATCTCCTCCAGATGTTAGTAAATATGAAAAAGTTTTTGAACTTGATATTTCATTTTATTTTGAAAATAAAGCACGGTTCCGTGTAAATATTTGTCGTGATGATGGACATATCCGTATTGTTATGCGACTAATTCCCTTGAAAGTATTAACGATAGATGAATTAAATTTACCGCCTATATTAAAAAAATTATGTAAACTAAAAAATGGTTTAATTCTTATTACAGGACCTACAGGAAGTGGCAAATCAACTACGCTTGCAGCAATGATAGATGAGATAAACAACACGCGTTCTGACCATGTTGTTACTATTGAAGACCCCTTGGAATTTGTTCATAGAGATAAACAGAGTATCATAACGCAAAGAGAGATAGGGCATGATACACTTTCCTTTGCAAATGCTTTAAGAGCCGCACTTCGCCAGGACCCCGATGTAATATTGATAGGAGAAATGCGTGATACAGAAACAGTAAGAACAGCGTTATCTTCCGCAGAAACAGGACATCTCGTTTTATCTACATTGCATACCGTTGATGCTGTCGAAACGCTAAACCGTATCATAGAATTTTTTGAACCCCATCAACATTTATTTGTCCGAAAACAGTTAGCGAGTGTTCTACGGGGTGTTATTTCTCAAAGAATAGTGCCAATGGCAAGCGGGACGGGAAGATGTGTTGCTGCAGAAATATTGATAGGCACAAGAGCCGTTCGGGACTTTATCGAACAGGGCAAACCTTTCCGTGACATCGTGTCTCTCATTCAGGAAGGAAAAGACCAATATGGTATGCAAACATTCGACCAGGCTTTGTTTGACCTATGGTCTCAGAAGAGAATCTCTACAGAAACAGCTTTAACTTACGCTACTTCCCCCAAAGACCTCAAACTTAGAATGCAAGGTTTAAGTGGTCATTAA
- a CDS encoding lipoate--protein ligase family protein, whose amino-acid sequence MSIRIIIHTFPSPEENLSAEEFLFYQKNQGDGEDILRIWESEVYFVVLGSSQYVNEEIFLDRCKFYGIKILRRCSAGGAVLQGPGCLNFSLFLNLDRYPQLRNIRDSYHFLLSKLIATLYQEWGLETAIEGISDLCYMGKKISGNAQRRNSKVLLHHGTLLYRLDYELLEDVLKIPKIQPEYRAGRTHKDFVGTLPLSKEEITDCVLKTFALDGFYSTFTNTEIKGIQQLVDSKYSKEDWNFKR is encoded by the coding sequence ATGTCCATCCGTATAATCATACATACATTTCCTTCACCGGAAGAAAATTTGTCTGCAGAGGAATTTCTTTTTTATCAGAAAAATCAAGGTGATGGAGAAGATATTCTTCGTATCTGGGAAAGTGAGGTTTATTTTGTCGTTTTAGGTAGTTCTCAATATGTAAATGAAGAAATTTTTTTGGATAGATGTAAGTTTTATGGTATAAAAATTCTGCGTAGATGTAGTGCAGGTGGTGCTGTTTTGCAAGGTCCTGGTTGCCTTAATTTTTCTCTTTTCTTAAACCTTGACAGATACCCTCAATTACGAAATATTCGTGATTCGTATCATTTTTTATTATCTAAATTAATTGCCACTTTATATCAAGAATGGGGATTAGAAACGGCTATTGAAGGGATTAGTGATTTGTGTTATATGGGAAAGAAAATTTCGGGTAATGCTCAAAGAAGGAATAGTAAAGTCCTATTGCATCATGGAACATTACTTTATCGTTTGGATTATGAGTTATTGGAAGATGTTTTAAAGATACCCAAGATACAACCCGAATATAGAGCAGGAAGAACACACAAAGATTTTGTTGGAACTTTACCTCTTTCCAAAGAAGAAATTACCGACTGCGTATTGAAAACATTTGCTTTAGATGGTTTTTATTCTACTTTTACAAATACAGAAATAAAGGGAATACAACAACTTGTAGATAGCAAATACAGTAAAGAAGATTGGAACTTTAAGAGGTAG